A genomic stretch from Primulina huaijiensis isolate GDHJ02 chromosome 14, ASM1229523v2, whole genome shotgun sequence includes:
- the LOC140957076 gene encoding F-actin-capping protein subunit alpha, with protein sequence MSDEEETESQLSDDQKIEIAKWFLLNSPAGEIQYVAKDIQEVLKNERLYSKAAAEAFPLYNKAHMICLEFPDRSGEVLLTSFSQIDENEYLDPRTAQVAIVDHVKQVCEDTRPANDKELPSPYIEEYRCALDAEISKYVSEAYPKGVCSVYCTDGKAVEEQGLDFELVVVISAARHSPQNFCNGSWRSTWKIEFKDEPQIVEVRGLLQVGAHYFEEGNVQLDTKHECKDSTIFQSPDDCSVSLTNIIRHHETEYLNSLQMSYSNLSDATFKDLRRKLPVTRTLFPWHNTLQFSLTRDMQKSLGLEGSK encoded by the exons ATGTCAGACGAGGAAGAAACGGAATCCCAGCTCAGTGATGACCAGAAAATTGAGATCGCCAAATGGTTTCTCCTCAATTCTCCCGCCGGAGAAATCCAATACGTAGCCAAGG ATATTCAGGAAGTTTTGAAGAACGAGAGATTGTATAGTAAGGCAGCGGCGGAGGCGTTTCCACTGTACAACAAAGCTCACATGATTTGCCTCGAATTTCCAGACAGAAGCGGTGAG GTACTTCTGACATCATTTAGCCAGATTGATGAAAATGAATATCTTGATCCTAGGACTGCTCAGGTTGCAATAGTTGATCACGTGAAACAG GTTTGTGAAGATACACGACCTGCGAATGATAAAGAGCTTCCTTCGCCATATATTGAGGAATATCG ATGTGCTTTGGATGCAGAAATTAGCAAGTATGTTAGTGAAGCATACCCAAAaggagtttgttctgtatattGTACTGATGGCAAAGCTGTGGAAGAACAGGGCTTGGATTTTGAACTTGTTGTGGTAATTTCTGCAGCTAGACACAGCCCTCAGAATTTCTG CAATGGAAGTTGGCGGTCAACATGGAAAATTGAATTTAAGGACGAGCCACAAATTGTGGAAGTGAGAGGTCTATTGCAG GTGGGGGCCCACTACTTTGAAGAGGGAAATGTCCAATTAGATACAAAGCACGAATGCAAGGATTCCACAATATTTCAG TCACCTGATGATTGTTCAGTTTCCTTAACTAATATTATTCGTCACCATGAGACAGAGTATCTGAATTCCCTCCAG ATGTCTTATTCAAACTTGTCAGACGCCACTTTTAAG GACCTTCGGAGAAAGCTTCCAGTGACGCGTACGCTTTTTCCATGGCATAACACCTTGCAGTTCAGCCTGACTAGAGATATGCAGAAAAGCTTGGGATTAGAAGGTAGTAAATGA